The nucleotide sequence ACAAACAGTCCACATaaactcaatcaagctgcactaaatcgCAAacataagccattttcagacctgcaggtaaaatctGGAGAGTTGGCTACGCAGTTTACctgcagtttgcttttcacacatgcacaacgcagcaggaggttttctgcactgACAAGTTCACAACAGCAATAAATGATCCACTTTACTCAGGTGAGAGGTGAAGCAGCCGGGCGCAGCAGAccgaggcaggaagtgacgttgAAAACAAACCACATGTTTTCCTATCATTATCTAGTTGGACAAAGGTCAGGGGTATAAGCTGCCTCCAGATCAGCAAATAGCAAAATTCTATTGCAACATCCAGGTTTCAACCAGAAGAGAACAATTGCTGTGCAACCACTTTTCTAAAAGTGGTTTAGGGGTCTGGTTATTTTAATTTAGCACGACAATGTGTTTCTTCAGCTCAGTCCTGTGTTTTAGCTGCCGTCTTAACCTCATATTCAACTGGACCTCAGAGCAACATCACAACCCAGCAGAGCTGTTGCTGTTTAACACAGCGTCGGCCTCCGAGACTTCTACGACTAAAACTCGGCTCTTTGAGATGGAAATGAGCAGAAAATCAAGATCAAGCCACAGAGAGAAGCTGAAATGAAACGGGTCAAGAGAGCAACACTggaactgcacacacacacacacacacacacacacacacacacacacacacacacacacacagatgatagATATTTTTTCAGAGCGGACATCTTGCCTCGCAGTGGTCAGCAGCTCTGAGGCAGCTAATAGAACTCCCTCACAATGTCTTTATCCATCTTTCTCCTGCAGGATCCCCCGGCCAGCCCAGGCGAAGGGGAGAGCTGATAATCTTCATAGACACAGACTTGCCCACTGCTACAGAAGGCTAACAAACTACAAGCTAATCCCAACATgttcagagacacaaacagctcTCTGCGGAACCAGCGTCTGCAGAAAATCTCCGACATTTAACTTCTACTACCATCGAGAAGCCGGCATCCATGATGAACTCTCTTTCAACGAGTACGTCCAGCAGTTTGAAAAGTGTTGGATGATGCTGTTCTTTCATAATTTAATCAATTAAAAAGTGTTGTAAAGATGAAGAACGTGTTCTTGCTGCCGCTGAGAACTCTCTTTACGTTCAGTTGTAGTGCAAACAAAAgcaattcttttattttaactcTGGGTCATTTGGTGACGATCAACATGATGGACTGTGCTTCCTCTTCTATCACAGTCTTTTCCACTCTGTCAAAACTCTGGAGTGCAGGACTTTAACATATAAATGAACATTCAAGCCCTCGTGAAACAGGGTCACACAAAACATCTCTCAGCACCACAGGCGTTTTAAACCTGGCGTCCGTGGCAACATTTGTGCAGCGTGCGATTGTCGTCATGCATTTTACATCTACAAGCAATTCACTAGAAACAACAAGAGCGATGGAGCAAGCATCTAGCAGCATGGCGGAGTCTAtggcaaaaaaagaaacgtcCAGATTAAAGAAGTAAATTGGCTTTAGGAGGAAGGATTTTACATTTCATATCATTTCTTAATGTTGTTCACATGTTGCAGCGTTTCAGATGAGTTGTGTGTGAAACTATGAGgttaatgttgttgtttcatGGTTATGATGATGATATCTTCAGGAAAATATGGCAATAAATCAAGATGGTTCCAAAAATTCCAACGTTTACTATTTATTACTGACTCCATCTTCTATAggattctctttttttattctttcctgTCTATCTCAGGGTCGTTCTGTCCACCACGTTGCTCCAGAGTGAAATATCTGATGACATTTTATACAGACATGTGTCGTCTCCAGGGGATAAATCCTCCTGACTTTTGCTCACCACAGGGTTCACGTTTGACTGAAATGTCTCGCTAACCACTGGATGGATTGCATTGACATTTTGGTGGAGACATTTATGTTTGCCAGACGATGAACATGATTTCCAACAGCACGACCATTACTTAAAAGTTTGGGTTTCTACATCACGATCACTaatgtgcagactctggctccaaataatgtcaaaagcacaagatggccgCACCCATATCCAGagtattttggcttcatctgtgtataacaagagaaaaaggagacgtgacatccatctttatatacagcgtGCTAAACACCAGCAAGTCAGGATGCTACCGCAGCAGTTCTGAGTCTGAGTACTGCCTCACCACCAGCTCATGGCTGAAGACGTTTCCTCTTGCTcgctgtcatttaaaaaaaaacaatttataatCTCGCTGGTGCAGTTGACAGATGTTCCAGCCAACAGAGACGTCCCAAATGAGATGAGGACAGGACATGACAGTTAGGTTTTCAAGGTGACGTGATTAAAAGGGAAGAGACTTTCTTTTATGTTCTGTGTGTCGGGACATTGACAGTAagaacagcagaagaaataatgCATGCACATATTTCAAGAATAAATATTAACCACGAAAACCCAGACAAATAGGCTTTGGGAGATTTTTCCGTTATTCTTGTGTCTCCAGCCGTAGTCTTTTAATATGTTCACACATAATGGGTCTTACAGGGTTTTAAGTAGGAGTTTGGTGCATTTACGAGCATGGAGTCTCTATGATCCTGAGCTAAACCTACAAATCCACCTGTTTTAAAGTGGAATGCCACATTAAAGCGCACACATGCCATCACACCAGGCCAGATAACCCCCGACGTCTCTCCCCCACATatccatcatcacatcacatgtccttctgcacacagacacacacacacacggagcagcTGTAGCTATGTTTAGCGCCCATCAGGTCACGATGGAAGAGAAACATTGGCGGTGTTTTAACAAGCTTACAGGAGGATCTGACATTGTGTGGAAACGATTAAAAACACTTGTCACGAGTGGCTTATGTGCTGAATTTTGATCGAGTGCAACCCTTCtgcaaaacatacacacacctacacacacacaaaaacacacacatctgtgagtATGAGCTATTCAGAGACGACGATCACTACAAAATGTACTTTGCAGAGAATGTTAAactgatgtgcatgtgtgtgtatttatggaTAAGACAGCATCATTAAACTAGACTGTGAACTCATGAGCTAATACAGGAAATGAATCTGCCTACATCCCCTCTCCTCTATCAATCACAATGAGGTTAAATGCCTCTCAAAAGGGCACGAATAACTCCACCACGGATCGCTACGTGCTACTTTTGACTCGTGCAGAATCTTTGACAGCTTTGGGAAAACTTCCACGGGTTTGATATGTCCCTCTCGTCGAATCCGCcgcactgtgtctgtgtttctattCCTGTCTCCATAGTGACAAGGGTGCAGATAGGTGCCGTGGCAACCGTGACCTGGAATCTTGGTCGCAGACTATAGCAGCTGTATTTACCGATGAGTTCATCCGCCGGGATAGACACTAAAACCCCGCCAGGCtccctttttcctcttcacacgtgtgtgtgtgtttgtgtgtgtgtgaggggagtgTGTTGATCCATGTAGCTGCTTGCTCGCTGGGTTGGTGTGTAAGCTGGACGCATGCATTTGGGTAACACTCCCTCCCGGAGTCAGCGAAAAGGGCAGCCGACACACACAATGCCAACTCAAGTGGGAtatcacagacagagacaagagacTTTGGGACGTACCATGTTTAGCGGCCGAAAGGGAGGGGGAGCTCACAAGACTGGCAGTTGTTAACCTTTCTATCGTGGTGTCACATGCTCACTGCCGCAGACGGAGcaggacaaaaacacagatggagAGTGCTCGACCATGGACACGCACTTCGCTCCCTTCAccactctttcttttcctgctcCTCGCCTTCAACACCTCATTACCCTGCTAATGTCTAAAGATTCTCTCTTTGGTGACTACGTATTTTTTTGACTACACTCATTTTCCTGTGCTTCCATGTGTCATCCTCTAACTTCTTGAAGTTTCTCCATTACTCGCTTCCTTGCACCTTCCTGACGAGGATTTCATCTCACCCTCTTCTACCCCTCTATCTGACACCAGTTCTTTCACCTTTGCACCTTGCCTCCTCTCTTTTGGATGGATAGCTACTCTGTCCTGTACAGTTCCTCCCACAGAACCGGACTTCTCTCCGGGTTCCAACGCCTGCGCACCGAGAGGAAGATGTGTGATGTCGTCCTCGAGGCCGGCAGCGTATCCTTCCCTTGTCATCGTGCCCTCTTGGCCAGCTCCAGCGAGTATTTTTGGGCGCTGTTTGGAGAGACTACTGCAGAGAGATTAGCAGGTTCCATTAGCCTCCCAGCGCTAACACCTCAGGGTTTAGACGCCATCCTGGACTTCCTGTACTCAGGTTGGCTCAGCGTATCACCCTCCACAATCTCTGCCGTTCTGGAAGCAGCCAGGTACCTGCAAGTGGAGACAGCTGTGGCGATATGTGAGCGCTTTATGATCGATGGTTTAAGTGTCGAGAACTGCTGCTGCTATGCCAACCTGGCCGAACGCCACTCGCTTTCAAACGCACTTGAGGCTGCCAACCAAACCATTGCTATAGAGATTGGGAAATTGCTGAAGGAAAGCAAAGATGATCTCCTCGAGCTGAATATCCAGTCGCTGATGTCAGTGCTCGAGGCTGATGAGATACCTGGCATCAAGGAGGTTGATCTCATAAGGCTGGCTTTGGATTGGCTCAATGAGAATGGACCCCTCCCGCTGCTGAAATCAAACCTTCTTCTTAGTCGTCTGCGCTTCGGATTGGTCTGCGAGTCCGATCTCGCCAACCTTCATCACAGAGCCATGGGCACACCTTTAATCAGAAGTCAGCTGACTCGAGCTTTGGAGTACCACAGGATGGGTTCAGCTCAGCCGATCAGACAGAGCAAGCAGTCAACACTCAGAGCATCGCCCAATCGTGTGCTGCTCGTGGGTGGAGGGTCCAGCGCCGATTGTCCAGAACGGCAGTTGTTGGCGTTTGATCCAAGATGCATGAAGTTTTCATATGTGAGTTCCTGTCTTCCGCTGCAGCTGAGAAATCACTGTGTGTGCTCAGTGGGAGGTTTCCTCTTTGTGATCGGAGGGGAGGAAGTTAAAGAGGGTGATGAGGATGGAAAGAAGTCCGTCACCACATCAACAACCAACCAGGTGTGGCGGTACGATCCACGCTTTGACTGCTGGGAGCAGGTGGAGTCCATGCTAGAGAGGCGGGCACAGTTCAGCTGCTGCGTGGTGGAGGACGTTATTTATGCCGTCGGGGGACGACACATACGACCGGACACCAACACATACACCTCGGTCGCGTCTGTTGAGTTTTATGACATGACCACAGGAGCATGGAGGAAGGGAGCAACGATGCCTCGCCCTCTTTATGGCCATGCATCCACTGTGCTTGAGGACAGCATCTATGTGTCCGGTGGCCTCCCGGGCAACCAGGGCACCATCCAGGGCAGTAACCATGGTGATAACCCGGATGAAAAcagggagagcagcagagaggtcTTGTACTGGGACCTCAAAGGTCGAGTCTGGGAAAAGAGGGCTTCCATGTCAATCGCCAGGTTCAGTCACCGCTTGGCAACAGCCCACGGTTACATCTACGCCCTGTTGGGGATGTACGAACCTTTCTGCGATATAGAACGATATGATTCGCGCTCAGACCACTGGACACGCCTCCGACCGCTTCTTATTGGATCCTTCAACTACGGGATGGTTTCGACACCATCTGGGAATCTGCTGGTATTTGGAGGGAGACGATGGAGCGACGGTCAAGAGGTGATCATGAAGAGTGTGTTGGAGTAtgacacaaagaaagacagCTGGAGAGAAATCTGCCAGCTACCCAGACCTCTCACTGGGACTGAGTGCACACTGCTTCCCCTGCCAGACTAAAGTGTGCAGGGAAAACCTTCTAATCTCAAAATGCTGAGCATGAGTTTTGAAATAATATCATAAGCTGGATTCTCAATTTTTGTGTGACATTGTTTCAAAGTCTTCCCGATAAGCGAAATTACTCTTGTAGGAGAAGTTTGATATTAATAATGAAGCCAGCACCAGGTTATCTTAGTTTAATATCTTCCCATAAGTAGAGACTGTACAACCATCACACACAAGAGGGAATAGAGACGTCCAAACAGGAGATAAAcgtgatgaaggaggaggaaacaagagCTGAATATTTTATAGAAGTTGGAGATAAAAGTTCTGCGCATGTGACattcctgtttgtttca is from Paralichthys olivaceus isolate ysfri-2021 chromosome 17, ASM2471397v2, whole genome shotgun sequence and encodes:
- the LOC109639627 gene encoding kelch-like protein 34; this translates as MDSYSVLYSSSHRTGLLSGFQRLRTERKMCDVVLEAGSVSFPCHRALLASSSEYFWALFGETTAERLAGSISLPALTPQGLDAILDFLYSGWLSVSPSTISAVLEAARYLQVETAVAICERFMIDGLSVENCCCYANLAERHSLSNALEAANQTIAIEIGKLLKESKDDLLELNIQSLMSVLEADEIPGIKEVDLIRLALDWLNENGPLPLLKSNLLLSRLRFGLVCESDLANLHHRAMGTPLIRSQLTRALEYHRMGSAQPIRQSKQSTLRASPNRVLLVGGGSSADCPERQLLAFDPRCMKFSYVSSCLPLQLRNHCVCSVGGFLFVIGGEEVKEGDEDGKKSVTTSTTNQVWRYDPRFDCWEQVESMLERRAQFSCCVVEDVIYAVGGRHIRPDTNTYTSVASVEFYDMTTGAWRKGATMPRPLYGHASTVLEDSIYVSGGLPGNQGTIQGSNHGDNPDENRESSREVLYWDLKGRVWEKRASMSIARFSHRLATAHGYIYALLGMYEPFCDIERYDSRSDHWTRLRPLLIGSFNYGMVSTPSGNLLVFGGRRWSDGQEVIMKSVLEYDTKKDSWREICQLPRPLTGTECTLLPLPD